The genomic stretch GACaagtattttaaataatgtcatttcctttaagagaaaataagagTCACAGTCTAAAGCAAGTTGCTGTAAAAAAGGAATTTACAATGCAAGTTTGCATGCTCTTGTGGCAGGAATTGATGAAATTGATGATTGACAGAGATTTATAAAAATGTTTcgtgtttttcttcttgagaagtgttttgagttttgagaggAATTTGTAGCTCGCTATGAAAAATGCGTTAGTGGTGGGGCCACATCTGAAATTGGTTAAGTTGGGGACTCTTGTAAGAGAAAAGAGCAGAAGGTACAAGTCTCAGGAGGTATTGCTTGATTTTGAGTTTCAAGAAGTGCTTCATATCTTAGTAATTCGGCCTGAAACTCATCAAAGGAAAGAGATTTTTCTTGAATAGCAAAAGACCCAAAACAGACCCACCCAAGAAACCTCAACAGCAAACACCCACAAACAACCCCATAGTCAAGCCCTTCCTTCTCACAAAACCCTCAAAAGCGGACACCCACAAGAATCATCCTACACtaaatattaagaaaatgattGTTCACGATTTAATAAGGACTGAAGAGACTAAAGAAATTGAAAGGATAAAGTATAGAAACATGATTATGCaaagaatcaaataaaataaacaaagacaGTAGAGTACCAGATGATAAATCAATattattaaaatcaattttcatatcaacatttgaatttcagaaaataaataaaataaaaatagtaactAAATTGGGTAGAATATAAATAATACGAGGAAGGAGTAGGaccaacatatttttttaataataatagcaacaacatatttttttttaataagtaatattgtatatcaAAAGCCTTCATATCGTGCTGCGCTCTTTCCCTCAGCCATCCAAGCAACCAAGCCTGAGGTTTGGTCAGACCATCTTCCAAAGATATGGCGTCAGAGTTGCAAACCTCCAAGGACTGCCCAAATGCTTTATTAGACCCGAGAATAGCCAAAACAGACCCCTGCGAACAAGGAGAAGAAGAATCCTGCCGGTCCATGACCCGAGGGGAGAACTGATCAGCAAGCGGCGTCGGAGCCAACACAGGAAGAATCTCAGGTGATGTAGGGATCACCGGAGAAGACACCGGCTTTGCAGCTACAGTCACCACCGGATGCGTAGACCCAGAACCCAACCCAGACCACTCCGGTAAAGAAATCACCGGCGTAGACACAGCCGCACCCACAGAAGGAACCCCAGACGGCAACTCCAAGGCCACACCCACAGCAACCACCGAAACCTCAGTAACCTCAATGGAAAGTTCCATCGGCGACCCAGAGTCCGAAGAAGGCACCACCTCTGCGTCAGAGACCAAAGGAGTCACCGGAAAAATCTCGGGCGACATGGTCGGTACCAAAGTTTAGGGGAAATGGATTTGAAGTTATAAGGGTTAAGGGATGCAAAAATGGAAGTAGTCGGTTTCTGCTTTAAATCAGATTAGgaaatacttaattattaagGGTTTGATTATGTAtgagcaaccaaaaaaaaaaacagagcaaacCGAGAAGTTGTTCACTAAAAATCAACTAACATGTTAGTCATCAAATAAATATGCAGAATAATTGGGTATATATCGTTGAAAGTGGGTGgagcattctttttttttttttttatcaaagatATATAGCAACTAAAAGCAGATTAAAACAGAGAGGGTAAATCATATAAGATAAATTAGGTGATTGAAAATTACACATACCGAAATATGGGGACTCCTGCTAGATAGACTTTTCGCTTATTCAATCCATTCGTTATCAATCAGTATGTGTTCGACATGAGCAATCTTGCaccattcttttccttttttactttgCAACTTTTTCTTCAACGAAGGACAGTAGTCGAATCTTAGAATAGAAAGGGAGGGAGGCAGCCCCTGTTCCGGCATACAATTGAGCTTAGGGCAGTTAACGATATTCAATTCTTCAAGAGCATTGAGGTGTTGAAGCCCTTTCTTGTCCAAAGATTTCAAATTTCGAAAGTTCCTTATTGCAAGGGAGGTCAGACTGGTGGGCAGCAACTGCTCCTCTGGGAAGGACTCCACATCTTCAGGATCGCCATCGATTAACAAAGATCTAAGAAAGGGGAGGTTCTGCAAACCCCATCCCATCCGACTTGCAATGAGTTTCTCACAATCACTTATCGAAATTGATTTCAAATTGGAAGGCAACCCCCCTTCAGGAAACGACTCAACTTTTGGACAATCACCATACCGAAAAACTCAAGAGCCGGAAGGAGTGTATGCATTTTGTCAGGAAGTGATCTCAAACTGCCACAACCCCCGACCATAAAGCTTGTAAGGTTGGGGGCACGCAGTCCTCCTTttggaaaagaaacaaaatttgggCAAGACTTGATATCAATCCCCGTAGTGACTAAATCATGTTCATAATTTTCTGGAACCGTAAGAGATTCCAAATTGCCTACACGAAAGTGATTTCGATGTGATAAAGATTTGGGAATAAATCTAATGGAAAGGACTTCACAGAATCACAATTCCACCAACGACAGTTTTCCAAGGGATGAATAGTCCAGGTTTGTTGAGAGCTCTAACTTCTTACAATATTTAATCTTAAGGGTTTTTAATGTAGAGGGAAGACCATCCTTAGGAAGGGACACAAGTGAGGAACAGCTACGGATCACCAACTCTTGAAGACCGCCATTGGAGTCTATCATTCCCTTGGGTAGAAACTCTAGTGCATCAAATCTTCCAATTTCGAGCTTCTGCATTCCTGGTGGCCATTCATTTAACAAAACCCCATTACAATCATCCAGACTCAAATTACGTATGGCAGGAGTCCTTGGAAGTGGAGTCACCAGTTGCTGACAATTAGTAATATCAAGTATGGCTAAACAAGGAAGATGGACAGGCAACCCTCCTGTTAGTTTAGGGCAGTTTCTAATATAAAGCTCTTCAAGTTGAGGAAAACCTACACCCTCattttcgtcaccaaaataattCCATTCCTCCCACTTCTtcatattctcaaacttaagAACTTTGAGGGCACCAAATGGCTTAGATGAAGAAGAACCGCTACCAAAAAATTCACTACCCACTGTAACAACTTCATCAAAACCAGCAATATAGAGGTTCTGCAGAGATTGTAGCTGCCCAAGGGGTGGCAAACTGCTGCAATACCTACAACTTTGTAGCTTAAGAGATGCTACATAAGAGAATGAAGGATGCCCTACCCAATCTGGAAAACTTTTACCACCGTAGTTTTTAATAGTGAGGCTTTCCAAGCTTGTATAGGGATGGAGACTATCAAGTACACTTCTCTGACTTTCTGAAAAATTAGTATCGACATTCCATTCCAATACCAATTCTTTGAGGTACTTTTTATCCCTCAAGCTTGCATTCTGAGCATCGGTAGGAGATTCAATATTTTGGAGTTCCAATATAGAAAGCGATCCCTGAagatttgtaaaattttccAACTCTCTGATGCAAGTCCCACTACCTTTGCCAACGATAAATTTAGTCAACGTCTGGAGGCATTTTAATCTACCCAAATGCTTCGGCATCTCTTTTATGCCACTTTCAGTAATATCAAGATGACGTAAACTAATGAGTTTCCACATATCTCTTGGCAGTTCAACAAGCTGTCTACAATGTGATAATCTCAATATTTGCAAATTGCATAATTGACATATAGAATTGGGCAGTCTTTCAACTTCAGTGGAAGAAAGATCCAAGTAGCGTAGGTGTTTATGTTTGCCAATTGAATCTAGCAATTGATCAGTAATGTTGTTATAATGGGACAAAGAAAGCAGTCGTAAGCATCTTAGAGTAGGAAGTAAATCATGTACTACCTTTTTACTCAAGTGGTAGAGGGGACAATTATAGCCTGACATATTTAAATGTAGGAAAGTGCGCAACTTCTTAGCTTTGAGAAGGGTCTCAAACTTCTTTAAGCTATGATATTCTTGATTGAGAAAATAGGACAAGTGGCGAGTATTGTTTACTATCTCGTGAGAATAACAACCACCCTCCAACCTTGAAATAAATTGTCCAGATATAAATTTTGCTAAATCGCTCACGAGATCATGCATTACAAAACATGACTTGTCGTTACTTGATTTTTGGAATAATGATCTTGATTCTAGAGTGAGGAAATACTCATTACCAACTTCTTCCATTGTTCTGTTTTTGGATTGATGTAGGAAACCTTCCGCCATCCATAACAAGATTAATTGATCTTTTTTGAAAGCATAATCATTTGGAAATATTGAACAATAAGCAAAACATTGCTTTAGAGGTGAAGAGAGATATTTGTAACTTAATTTTAGAGCCGGAAGAATACCCATCTCATCAATTGGCAAATCCCATAATTCACTCTTCAATATCTTAACCCATTCATCATCTGGTTTAGATCCTAATAAAGCACCAATTGTCTTGACTGCTAATGGAAGGCCTCTGCACTTTTCAATGATTTTTCTACCTATAACTTTTAACTCACCGTGTGCATTAGAGTTACCATCATGGAATGCATGTTTTGCAAATAGTGACCAGCAATCTTCTTCTGGTAACTCCATTAGACGATGAGAGATTGCTCTAGCAATTGATACAACAAGATTACTACGTGTTGTTATAAGGACCTTACTTCCTTGTGCCCCATATTTGAAGGGTTTACACAATGCCTCCCATTGAACATAACTCTCATTCCAAATATCATCTAAAACAAGTAGAAACTTCTTTCCCGTTAAATACTCCCTTAGTCTAAGTTGAAGTTGATTTAGATCCTTAATATCACAAGTTGACGAAGTTACTGCCTCCagaattgtttttgttatcttgAAAACGTCAAATTCTTCAGAAACACAAACCCATGCTTCAAGGTTCTTAAAGTGCTCCTTCACCTTGTTTTCATTGTATACAGACTGAGCAAGGGTGGTCTTGCCAATCCCCCCCATGCCGACTATAGCAATCACGCCCATCTCATTGCCACGTGCATCATCTGAGAGTATCATTTTAATAATTGCCTCCTTGTCAACATCCCTACCACAAATATCAGATTCTTCAACCAAAGAAGTTGTGGGCAATCTTTCAGATGATTTCCCTCCAAAACCCTCTTTAAGACCTATAAGATCCTTTTGTTGTGCTAGAGATTCTAGTCTGCCAAGTATCTCTTTTATCTTTGGCTCTATTTGTTGGACAAAAGAATTACGAAAAGCAGAGATAGACTTTCGTACCTTGCTTGCAGTGGTTTGAAATTGAGCATCCAACTCGCTTCGCAAGGCTTGAGTAGCAATCTCATCCAAGACGTGCTCTGCATCATAGACCGCATCTTTCAGCTCATCAAGCCACTTTTTCACGACAGGCTTTGTAACTTGCACTTCTTCAGCGTCTTCAAGCACTGCAACGAAGGTCATGAATGATGTCTCCAACTTCTTGAGGAGTCCTTCGGAGAGTTTTCGATGCCGAAAGAACTCAACGAAGTCACCAGATGCCATTTTTTCGAAAAAAGCTTGgaggaagggagagagaaaaatggttGCAATCTCAGCCATGTTTTCTTGTTTGGAAATCAAAGGAAATGAAGGAAGGGGAACGCAAGTAGCAGAGCAAAAGCAGAGAGGAAGCTGCGTTTTGCTTTAACAGGGAAGAAGTGGACTTAAAAAACTTGACTTCTGTAGAATGTGCCATCTACCATTCCATGCAAGACAGTCCACTTCTGTAGAGTTTTCGATGACTTCTGTAGAATTTTATCAGTTAGACTAATTTATAGACATTTTAATGAAAACTCAGCTATcaaattattgttgtttttattaaagACTTAATTGCAATTTTACGAAAggttaaacaatatttttagaaattgtgtttttattaaCTGCATTTTCTGGACCatattgaaatgaaaattttcaacattttgataCCCAAGAAGTGTGGACAATCCaaacatgaaagaaagaaaaataaacttcATGGACATTTCCTTTGAAAAAGAGAGACAGCGATCTAGAAGTACGGAATTACCAACAAATCGTCAATCAATAATTGTGCAAGTGGACTAGCATTATCTTGTTTAAGTGGAAGAATAGTATCAAACAGAGACCACAATTAATTAGGACCACAACTGGAAGAATATTATCTTGTTCTTGCAATAATGTCATGAAATAATAGGACCACATGATCGTGGGAAAGCGACTCGGCTTAGAGCATTCATATATGACTAagcaaatatttagttaaattttagctaaaaaaatcacattttttttattttagctacgTACCCACTTTTTTAAAACACCTATATTCGGCTCAGcattttaaatattcttttttattattattattaaaattcaaGTGTCACTCAATAGCAATTTGAGGAGagatcataaaaataatttttttattgaaggaGAGACGAtagaacaaattttaaattaatatatgttatGAATTGTTGAGCTACAATGCTCAGCAAATTTGCAACAATGGCAAACCATTGTTGACCAACTACAGTGctcacttttaatttttttagttttttatgttatatatttatatattttttattaagagtgatatatgtcatcattttattagTGCTGACAAGGCACCTTAACAGAATCCGTCAAAtattttgatggaatttgaCTGTAcggactattttttttttttttttttttttttttttgcatacttCAAAGACctctgagttcattttaatactacaaaaagctaattgtaaattaggtaaACCATAAGGaccgattttgcattttttcctaactataatatacatataccaatccctagttaaaaaaagaattcacTATAgttgaaaatggaaaagatatATTTGCATAAAGTTGAATGACTCAAAATTTGTTAGACTAATTAAattatctctcattttcatttgtATGGTTGTCCCAAAGTGTTTGATGCTCACCACGGTTGAATTACACATCATGAATTTGCTTTCCCAGTAATTAACTGaccaaattgctagtaattcagACAATTAATAGCACATATCAACATAAGACCTACTTTCGAATCCCttctccccctcttgtgtggacatgtcaaaaaaaaaaaaaaaaaaaaaaaaacataagacctACTCGAGTAAGTAAGTCCCATAAAAATCTCCTTATACTTGCTGATCATGTCGCTAACAATATGAAAAGACTACACTAGATCTCAATCCACACATCACACTCTTATCGTCAAAAACACGCAACATTGGAATGTATCACCTTGTGTGCATATCCCTCATGCAAAGCTCATTTCTAACATGAAATCATGTCAATGTCAGAATTATATGAGCAAAATTTAATGGGTATTTCTTGGTGATTTGTAATGGATATGCAATTGAAAGGGATATTTATTAAGATAGTGGATAGATAATACCAAtgcaatatattttaaaatgataagaaCAATTCGAGATGTTGAAAAAATCTCTAGAGAATTCAAGCCAATACAATATTATGATTTCTTGCCCTCTTTTCCGTTGGTGCCCATTGATATAGGCTCAATTCTGTTAGAATATTCTAACTGAATGGCAGCTCTTCAACCCATACACCTATCCAACTTCTACAGTTGTCCAACCTGAAACGCAAACTTGTAAAGCAATACAAAACGCAAGGTAATACAAGATAAAATACaatgaggataacttctataaggagttGGTGTAAACCAACTCCTTTGTGCCTACCAATCATAATTGGACACCTCAGCATTTTAGAAAAAACCTaagtttaagaagaaaaaaaaaaacactaccaCACTAGATTCTaccaaaaaatgagaaaaaaaacaataattaaaaaattaattaatttttttttaaacaaaaacaaaaattaaagggcagcccacttggggtggccggcagccacccggccaccccatggcctgtctggggtggccggcaagccacccctaggcttGGGGTGGCTCGTCGGCCACCCCAGacaggccatggggtggctcgccggccactcCAAGTAGGGAATGGGGTGACAGCCAGCCACCCGTttaatttttgcttttctttcttttctttcttttttttaaaaaataaattgattttctaattattttgttttctcatttttggtATAATCTAGTGTGGtagtgtttttttcttaaacttaagttttttctGATACGCTGAAGTGTCCAATTATGATTGGCAGCACAAAGGAGCTAGTTTACATCtgctccttatagaagttattcacGAGTGCAATTGTTAGAACGACGAAGGGAGGGTGTTGATGCTTGTGTTAAAGGCTTACATTTCTGACCTAACAGTAGCTGAAGCTTTTACAGCTTGAAAAGTTGCGAAATTTAACAAAGCCTTGAGGtttcaaaatattattctaGAAGGAGATACTTTGAAAATAATGCAGTACGAAGAAAATGACTGCATTGGAGTTGGTATGGGCAATTATTGATGATACAAAGATTGTGTTAAATAGTCTCCAGCCATGGTTTGTGGGGCACATCAAAAAGGAAGCCAATTGTGTTGCTCACCGTCTAACGAATGAAACAAGTTTGGATGAAAGATTATCTTGTATTTATCACAGATATAGTAATTTATTGAGCCTGTAAACACGAAACTAGAgcattgaaaaaatttcaacccTTATAGATGTTATAGCTAAATACAAACTGAGATCGCTAAAACATCCTCCATGTTATTTTTTCCtacataaaaaatcataaaattaatattatagcCACCCAACTAAATTACATGCATCCTAATGCCCAAAAATGTTAGTGGCAGAATTCAATGGTTCTCATGTTGCTTACtaggaaggaaaaagaagaagaaaggaatgGCAGCAGGACTGCTGCTTAACTGtgttaatttggaaaaaagtaGAGACATTAGTAACGTGCATCATGATTGTGCAATAACTCAACCACAGCAGCAACCACTCCTTTTCCCTCCACAGAAATGTCCAACCCCGGTTCCTCAATCTTCCTATTTAGAAGCCTATCAAGTTCCCCACGCAATTTCTGCAAAAACCCAAAGCTAAATATATaaagggagaaggaaaaagaaaaggaagaggaGTCATAAAATCAATAAGAAATCTTGAGGACATTACCCGTATTAGCTCTAAAACGCTCTTTGATGCAGAGAAATGAAGGTAACCACCAAGCATCTCAATGCCCTCCCCGGATTTGCTAGGGATGAGATTACCACCAAATAGAAGTAGAGCGTAGTCTGATATATTTGTAGAGTCTCGGACGTAGATGCCAGTTGTTTTCACCTTTTCACTGTAAACCATGTACGGCAGAGGGAAGAGATGAACCCCTGCATTGACAGAAGCAGGATGGATGTCAACTTTCCCAACCTCTTTAGTGTAGAATTGTGTTCGCTTTCCACTTCTTTTGCACTGCACAACATTTGGGTAGAGTCCAGCACAAAGGATTGCACAGACCATCTCCAAATCATGGCTGTATTGGTTGTACGCCTGCACAAACATATAACAACAATTTTCATATGGTTATATGAGAAGGAAATAGAATGGCAAAGTTCATCAGCCACAAAGTCGGTTGATGAGGAATTCTTGGGTTGAAATGTTAAATACTGAGaaataaataacacaaaaagTGGTGAGGGGGGGAGTAATGCTTcactttaaaaagcaaaaattgaaaatcataAAATCTTACATTAGCACcccttgatttgtctacaaagCCAATGTCTGATAATAGATCTAGAAATTGCATTCTCATATCGTCCATCAACTGCAAGGTTACTGGGGACAAAAAGCTATCCCAACAGAATGCTCTTTCCCTTCCATTTCGTTTTGCATCCTTCCATCCTTCAAAGGCTTTGAGAAGTGCTATGTGGTCACTGCATCAAAAATGTGTGCAAAATTTTGGAATTAGCGACAGAATCAAGGACATATTTGGAAAACTTCAGATGCAAAGGTGCAGCAGAATAGCTCAGCTTAATGACCAACCTGCAAGAATCACCAGCAAAGGATCTTTTTGCTGCATCAGCTTCCTCTTTCCTACTTATTGGTAGGACAAAAGGGTCACGATGTGCAAGGGCTGTGGCAATTGTTAAGGCAGGATTGAGGCATTGAAAGATAGACCCCATAAGAAGCATCTTCCCAATATTTGGGTCCAATGGTAGAGTGCAAAGATGGCGACCTTTACACAAAATTATTCAGATTACAATCACATATCATCCTAAAGGTAATAATCCGATAGAGACAACTTGTATTCATTATTGCGTACCAAGGGGAGTAAGCTCCTCCATATCATCTAAAGCTCCAATTGTTTTAAGAAGTTCAATTGCATTTTGAACGGCAAGAGAATCTGGGGGTTGAAGTGCTTTGGCCAAAAATGATCCAATAGTTCCAAGCTGCAAACTTTTGATATTCAGGCATAGCTCTTGCAAAGGTGTTCTGAGAATCTCAGGTAACTGATACTGAAGCATTGCATCGTGGATCATTTTTGGATATAGTCTATAACAAATTCCAGGTTGCACACGGCCAGCACGACCTCGTCTCTGAAATTGTTTAACCATAATCAACAGAAAAGAGGGGGaagataaaaaaggaaaagaagggaCATCCAATTAAGCAACATATAAATTTAGCTAAATAAGCTGGAGAAACATGTTTCAAAAAGAACCTCTCGTTTGCTATTACAACTTTATGGCACTAACTGTATACCTGATGTGCGGAAGCCTTAGAAATCCACGATGGTAATAGACAAGCCAGTTTGTTCAGGGCATCATAACTAGTTTCCTTTGCCTTTCCACTGTCTATGACATACACAACATCATCTATAGTGATACTACTCTCTGCAATATTTGTTGCCAGCACAATTTTCCTACAATAATAGATAAAGCATAATAGAATTTAGCAAACAAAAAGGCAagaattttagagatttttgtGACGTGAAATTGTAAGGGGCTTAGCAGTGTTCCAAATGACATTCTACAGTTAAATACACGGAAAAACTGAGTACTATGGTCAACAAACTCTAACACTAATGGTACCACAGAGGCTCATCACTCTCACCTTTAACGATCATACCAGGCTGCAAATAAACAGGAAATTATTGATATGTATGCTCATTAGTGTGAGAATCAAATGAACTGAAAAGACGCTATAACTAAATGAGATTCATGCACAAGACTGCATTCCCATTCCTTTGTGCCTTCGTCCTCTTAATGTAAGAAAACTATTCACAGTGAGCCATAATTGAGCTATGTAATCCATATATACAGCTGATAGACAACAAAGAAATACTCACAAATATTTCCATAGCAACGTAAAAGAACTaaacaataaaagaagtaaaaataatcttaatattaaaaagataaaattagtAAAAGTAAGCTTGCCTCTTGTTAGGGGGAGGACGATCAAATATCTCACGTTGATTGATGGTGGGCATTGAACCATGTAGGGGAAGGACCAGAAACTTGCTGGGATTGCCAAGGAAGTTGTTTCCTTTAACTTTGTCAAGTAGCTTAGAAATGTCATCCCAACCTGTAAGGAATACAAGAATAGCTCCATCACCTTCATGGCGACATATATATTCAATTGTCGCCTCCACCTACAATTCAACACCAGTGAGATGACTACAAGAAAAATCCTAATTTGAATTGGAGTCCGAAGATAGatattaataataaatgatATTGCATAAAGGAAAGCAGAAGTAGAAATATCTCATCTTTGGAATGGAGTGGAAAAAAATCTATATAGCAAAACTGTCATCCCAGTTCCCCACCCAAGCAATATATAACGAGCACATCCAGCAATCTCCTACTAACGAATTATGAGTCTGAATTGCAAAAAGGAGAGTGCCATCTGAATTGCCCACTGAATTGCATCGGTGGGCAACAAGAATAGCCGTGCTTAACTTATAAACCTCCAGACAAACAAGAACCAATTGAAAAAGATGGGTGTAGATGTCTCCCAAAAGCTGCATGTGTGCTAAGTATATATCTAATTCAGGTAACAAGACATCATCCACACCAAAATTGAAATCATTTTAGTTTTAGAGTTATCAGCATCTCTCAAGGGTTATAATCATatctttttcagttttttgcCACACTTGTCTTGCAGCTGGGTTGTAATAACCACATCTGTTTAAAAGAATATGAAGAGTTATCTATTCCATTTGATCTCCCTGCCTTCCACTTGAAGAGACCAGTTCACAAGATCAAACTTTCTAAAATTTGATTCTCAGtcacaaataatttatatgtagtaattttagtttttttttagtattattttctACTCGGAACTTTGCAGCTGGACTGGGGATTGTCTCAATGAAAGTAAGAGAGATCATAATAATATCAGCCGTAAGATTCACCATTAGGAGAATAATGAACTAGGCCTACTCAGAGTCTGCTATTTTCTAGAAAGATAATTTTGTAAAAACTTACCATCATTGTCAAGGGCAAGGCTTAAGATGGATACAAATTTCCTTGGCTGCAACCCgatataaattttttgtatataaCAGGTTTAACATGGCACTATTACGATAAATCagtcattaattaaataattctaCATAATTGTAAGAGCTGGAAGGCAGAAGCCTAATATAAGCCAGGGGCAACAATGGCTAGTATGACAACTTCCTACTCCAAGTTTTCTTCGATCTAAATATAAATCTCAACTCTAGTAGTTTTCCAAATCAAATCGACAATGTGAGGTCCCTCAAAACATATGAATCGTGAAGATACATCAATTGGCAGTCTGACTCTAACAGTTGTAATTGAAATGAACGATGTCAAGTAGCTGGGTGAAAAAAGACCAAGGTTACCACAACCTGATGAGAACTTTTGCATTTCAATTAGTAACAATCCAAACAATACCTATGCTATTAGGCCATATTTCTGTGTTTAGTGTTAAGTTGTCTACCAAATATCTGTTTCCATTTTGCATGTCATGATCATCGTCATTGGAAAAAGATTGTTCACCTATAACGGTAGAATAAACATCTAAAAAAACAcaactactaaaaaaaatgcattacaattttttaaggAACAAATAGCCTTTGcatataattgtaattttttcttcttttttttttagaggaaccTCAGGCAGGGCCACTTCATATACCAATCCCTGCAGGATTAACCCAAGACCCGTATAACGCACCCCCACTACACTGATCGATTAAATATGGCTTTCGCCAAGGGTATTGCACCCAAGGTGTTGCCCCAAGGAGTTGTTCACAAATTTTACAATTTGTGAACAAAACAGaatgttgctttttttttgctGGGATAAGACAATATTAGCTGAAAGTATGATCCTCAAGGTTTTTCTGAACCAAGATCTACCAACCCCTCCCCAACTGTTCACTTGAGCCAAAACCCATGTGGCACAAGTATGATCCTGATGCTGATATGTAATTATTCACTTCCTTCTATCATAGTAAAAATCTttctaataataaaaagtt from Corylus avellana chromosome ca1, CavTom2PMs-1.0 encodes the following:
- the LOC132167350 gene encoding putative disease resistance RPP13-like protein 1, which produces MGGIGKTTLAQSVYNENKVKEHFKNLEAWVCVSEEFDVFKITKTILEAVTSSTCDIKDLNQLQLRLREYLTGKKFLLVLDDIWNESYVQWEALCKPFKYGAQGSKVLITTRSNLVVSIARAISHRLMELPEEDCWSLFAKHAFHDGNSNAHGELKVIGRKIIEKCRGLPLAVKTIGALLGSKPDDEWVKILKSELWDLPIDEMGILPALKLSYKYLSSPLKQCFAYCSIFPNDYAFKKDQLILLWMAEGFLHQSKNRTMEEVGNEYFLTLESRSLFQKSSNDKSCFVMHDLVSDLAKFISGQFISRLEGGCYSHEIVNNTRHLSYFLNQEYHSLKKFETLLKAKKLRTFLHLNMSGYNCPLYHLSKKVVHDLLPTLRCLRLLSLSHYNNITDQLLDSIGKHKHLRYLDLSSTEVERLPNSICQLCNLQILRLSHCRQLVELPRDMWKLISLRHLDITESGIKEMPKHLGRLKCLQTLTKFIVGKGSGTCIRELENFTNLQGSLSILELQNIESPTDAQNASLRDKKYLKELVLEWNVDTNFSESQRSVLDSLHPYTSLESLTIKNYGGKSFPDWVGHPSFSYVASLKLQSCRYCSSLPPLGQLQSLQNLYIAGFDEVVTVGSEFFGSGSSSSKPFGALKVLKFENMKKWEEWNYFGDENEGVGFPQLEELYIRNCPKLTGGLPVHLPCLAILDITNCQQLVTPLPRTPAIRNLSLDDCNGVLLNEWPPGMQKLEIGRFDALEFLPKGMIDSNGGLQELVIRSCSSLVSLPKDGLPSTLKTLKIKYCKKLELSTNLDYSSLGKLSLVEL
- the LOC132174306 gene encoding DExH-box ATP-dependent RNA helicase DExH1-like; the encoded protein is MEEQPDVDRSGFEKTKSRNTSLGAAEADGWQDIDIDSHYKNYSTSTRKSLEAWSGSQLDLGLVEATIEYICRHEGDGAILVFLTGWDDISKLLDKVKGNNFLGNPSKFLVLPLHGSMPTINQREIFDRPPPNKRKIVLATNIAESSITIDDVVYVIDSGKAKETSYDALNKLACLLPSWISKASAHQRRGRAGRVQPGICYRLYPKMIHDAMLQYQLPEILRTPLQELCLNIKSLQLGTIGSFLAKALQPPDSLAVQNAIELLKTIGALDDMEELTPLGRHLCTLPLDPNIGKMLLMGSIFQCLNPALTIATALAHRDPFVLPISRKEEADAAKRSFAGDSCSDHIALLKAFEGWKDAKRNGRERAFCWDSFLSPVTLQLMDDMRMQFLDLLSDIGFVDKSRGANAYNQYSHDLEMVCAILCAGLYPNVVQCKRSGKRTQFYTKEVGKVDIHPASVNAGVHLFPLPYMVYSEKVKTTGIYVRDSTNISDYALLLFGGNLIPSKSGEGIEMLGGYLHFSASKSVLELIRKLRGELDRLLNRKIEEPGLDISVEGKGVVAAVVELLHNHDARY